One Natronomonas moolapensis 8.8.11 genomic region harbors:
- the purB gene encoding adenylosuccinate lyase produces MTRGPLYAVSPLDGRYARYTEPLVDYASEAALMGARVEVEVEYLLALADLEATPLALDSGTRSELRALYRSFDADDADVVKRLETDGYGGYAATNHDVKAVEYFIRLHLPDEDTQGPWVHFGLTSEDVNNLAHRLCLGPAVTDVLVPAIRELRDALADDARRHRDLPMLARTHGQPATPTTYGKELAVYAARLGRALGRLEAATAGLSGKLAGASGTYAAHRAAYPDVDWRAFSESFVESLGLEHAGLSTQVNPCDDLASVFDALRGVNNVLRDLDLDMWLYVSDRYLGQEAKAGETGSSTMPHKVNPIDFENSEGNLTKANSDLTFLADYVTTSRLQRDLSDSTVKRNVGAALSHCLIGYRKAAAGLEKVTPNAALMREDLEANPEVIGEAVQTILRREGDTDAYERIKELTRGERATLSDFRDLFDELDVGESVREELHALTPAGYVGLGDELVDELGSQRDR; encoded by the coding sequence ATGACACGGGGGCCGCTGTACGCCGTCTCGCCGCTCGATGGCCGCTACGCACGCTACACCGAACCGCTCGTCGACTACGCCAGCGAGGCCGCCCTAATGGGCGCTCGCGTCGAGGTCGAGGTCGAGTACCTCCTCGCCCTCGCGGACCTCGAGGCGACCCCGCTCGCGCTCGACTCCGGGACCCGATCGGAGCTCCGGGCGCTGTATCGGTCCTTCGACGCCGACGACGCCGACGTCGTCAAACGCCTCGAAACGGACGGCTACGGCGGTTACGCGGCGACGAACCACGACGTCAAGGCTGTCGAGTACTTCATTCGGCTGCACCTGCCCGACGAGGACACACAGGGACCGTGGGTGCACTTCGGGCTGACGAGCGAGGACGTCAACAACCTCGCCCACCGACTCTGCCTCGGACCGGCCGTCACGGACGTGCTCGTCCCCGCGATCCGGGAGCTTCGGGACGCGCTCGCGGACGACGCGAGGCGACACCGCGACCTCCCGATGTTGGCACGCACGCACGGCCAGCCCGCGACGCCGACGACCTACGGCAAGGAACTCGCCGTCTACGCCGCCCGCCTCGGGCGCGCGCTCGGCCGTCTCGAGGCCGCGACGGCGGGACTATCGGGCAAACTCGCCGGCGCCTCCGGGACCTACGCCGCCCACCGCGCCGCCTACCCCGACGTCGATTGGCGGGCCTTCTCGGAGTCGTTCGTCGAGTCCCTCGGCCTCGAACACGCGGGGCTCTCGACGCAGGTCAACCCCTGTGACGACCTCGCGTCGGTCTTCGACGCGCTCCGCGGGGTCAACAACGTGTTGCGGGACCTCGACCTCGATATGTGGCTCTACGTCTCCGATCGCTACCTCGGCCAGGAGGCCAAAGCGGGCGAGACCGGCTCTTCGACGATGCCGCACAAGGTGAACCCGATCGACTTCGAGAACAGCGAGGGGAACCTGACGAAAGCCAACTCGGATCTCACCTTCCTGGCCGATTACGTTACGACCTCCCGATTGCAGCGGGACCTCTCGGACTCGACGGTGAAACGGAACGTCGGCGCGGCGCTGTCGCACTGTCTCATCGGCTACCGGAAGGCGGCCGCCGGTCTCGAGAAAGTGACGCCGAACGCGGCCCTCATGCGCGAGGACCTCGAAGCCAACCCCGAGGTGATCGGGGAGGCCGTCCAGACGATCCTCCGCCGGGAGGGCGACACCGACGCCTACGAGCGCATCAAGGAACTCACCCGAGGAGAGCGCGCCACGCTGTCGGATTTCCGCGACCTCTTCGACGAGCTCGACGTCGGCGAGTCCGTCCGCGAGGAACTGCACGCCCTGACGCCCGCGGGCTACGTCGGACTCGGCGACGAGTTGGTCGACGAACTCGGGTCGCAGCGCGATCGGTAG
- a CDS encoding sodium:calcium antiporter, giving the protein MAGIATLAAVGLVGTVVVWGGSSALERASGRLAKHYGLPRLIQGAILAAVGSSAPEIASTIISTIRYGEFELGVGVIVGSAVFNILVIPALSALLSDGTLDTGRDVVYKEAQFYMLSVAALFLVFALAVIYYPTDGVGLQGSVTRPLAVSLLALYGLYVFVQYLEVSDADVGRISLDRRGLLFEWALLLGGIGLIIAGVEGLVFAAVGLGEAFGTPSFLWGLTVVAAATSLPDALISVTAARIDEPAVSLGNVLGSNVFDLLVAVPAGVVLAGATPVSFAAAVPMMAFLVVATIILFTLARTGMEITDREAWAMLVLYGGFVGWLLLESVGLLGVI; this is encoded by the coding sequence ATGGCCGGGATCGCTACGCTCGCGGCCGTCGGTCTCGTCGGGACGGTCGTCGTTTGGGGTGGTTCCTCGGCGCTCGAACGCGCCTCGGGACGCCTCGCCAAGCACTACGGGCTCCCGAGGCTCATCCAGGGGGCGATCCTCGCCGCCGTCGGGTCGTCCGCGCCCGAGATCGCGAGCACGATCATCTCGACGATACGGTACGGCGAGTTCGAACTCGGCGTCGGCGTCATCGTCGGGTCAGCGGTGTTCAACATCCTCGTCATTCCGGCGCTGTCCGCGCTGTTGTCCGACGGGACGTTAGACACCGGCCGCGACGTCGTTTATAAAGAAGCGCAGTTCTACATGCTTTCTGTCGCCGCGTTGTTCCTCGTCTTCGCGCTCGCAGTTATTTATTACCCCACCGATGGCGTCGGACTCCAAGGCAGCGTTACACGCCCGCTTGCGGTGTCGCTTCTCGCACTCTATGGGCTGTACGTCTTCGTTCAGTACCTAGAGGTAAGCGATGCCGACGTCGGGCGCATCTCGCTGGACCGCCGTGGACTGCTCTTCGAGTGGGCGCTCCTGCTCGGCGGAATCGGGCTCATTATCGCGGGTGTCGAGGGGCTCGTCTTCGCCGCTGTCGGCCTCGGCGAGGCCTTCGGAACGCCCTCGTTCCTGTGGGGGTTGACCGTCGTGGCGGCGGCGACGAGCCTCCCCGACGCGCTTATAAGCGTCACGGCGGCGCGGATCGACGAACCGGCCGTCTCGCTCGGGAACGTCCTCGGGAGCAACGTCTTCGATCTGCTGGTCGCCGTGCCGGCCGGCGTCGTCCTCGCCGGCGCGACGCCGGTGTCGTTCGCTGCCGCGGTGCCGATGATGGCGTTTCTCGTCGTCGCCACGATCATTCTCTTTACACTCGCCCGGACGGGTATGGAGATCACCGACCGCGAGGCCTGGGCGATGCTCGTCCTCTACGGCGGGTTCGTCGGCTGGCTGCTACTCGAGAGCGTCGGGTTGCTCGGCGTCATCTGA
- a CDS encoding class I SAM-dependent methyltransferase, with the protein MNPEDVRRDWAERDGKYSPAYYADIGPNEVSETLASVLSHYVDDDAAILELGCGSGRHLEHLREQGYESLAGIDINDTAFEVMAEAYPRLAETGSFTTGALEDVLPGVPDDEYDVVYAVETLQHVHPDEAWVFEAVARVSNDLLIIAENEGNSPDRGRGDAAVSHVDDEFPLYHRDWKAVFTDLGFAQLIYEPTARDTIRVFRTV; encoded by the coding sequence ATGAACCCCGAAGACGTCCGTCGGGACTGGGCCGAACGCGACGGGAAGTACTCCCCCGCGTACTACGCCGACATCGGCCCGAACGAGGTGAGCGAGACGCTCGCGAGCGTCCTCTCACACTACGTCGACGACGACGCTGCGATCCTCGAGTTGGGGTGTGGGTCGGGGCGTCACCTCGAACACCTCCGCGAGCAGGGCTACGAGAGCCTCGCCGGCATCGATATCAACGACACCGCCTTCGAGGTGATGGCCGAGGCGTATCCCCGGCTCGCCGAAACGGGGTCGTTCACCACCGGCGCCCTCGAAGACGTCCTCCCCGGCGTTCCGGACGACGAGTACGACGTCGTCTATGCCGTCGAGACGCTCCAGCACGTCCACCCCGACGAGGCGTGGGTGTTCGAGGCGGTCGCGCGGGTCAGCAACGACTTGCTCATCATCGCCGAAAACGAGGGCAACAGCCCCGACCGCGGTCGCGGGGACGCGGCGGTAAGCCACGTCGACGACGAGTTCCCGCTGTATCACCGCGACTGGAAGGCCGTCTTCACCGATCTCGGGTTCGCCCAGCTGATTTACGAACCGACGGCGCGGGACACGATACGCGTGTTCCGAACCGTCTGA
- the deoC gene encoding deoxyribose-phosphate aldolase translates to MSLESSLLDDPSDVVSIIDHTNVDPTATEAEIRELCQEVDDYGFCSAVVVPYHAELADRMLDDRANVAAVIGFPYGIQNSTAKRDEVEELLEHVDELDMVMNRTAFANDDHEAVVEDVETVAEAVGDKTLKCIIESPTLSPPEIRRAAGLVEEGGADFVKTAVGYEGPTDRAEVEAIADGIGSDTEIKASGGIATFEAVLEMVRAGATRIGASSGVEIYNSTR, encoded by the coding sequence ATGTCGCTCGAAAGCTCCCTGCTGGACGATCCGTCCGACGTCGTCTCGATCATCGATCATACCAACGTCGATCCGACCGCAACCGAAGCCGAAATCCGCGAACTGTGCCAGGAGGTCGACGACTACGGGTTCTGCTCGGCCGTCGTGGTCCCGTACCACGCCGAACTCGCGGACCGAATGCTCGACGATCGGGCGAACGTCGCGGCCGTCATCGGCTTTCCGTACGGAATACAGAACTCGACGGCGAAGCGGGACGAGGTCGAGGAACTGCTCGAACACGTCGACGAACTCGACATGGTGATGAACCGAACGGCGTTCGCGAACGACGACCACGAGGCGGTCGTCGAGGACGTCGAAACGGTGGCCGAGGCGGTCGGCGATAAGACGCTGAAGTGTATCATCGAGTCGCCGACGCTGTCGCCTCCGGAGATACGGCGTGCTGCCGGGCTCGTCGAGGAGGGGGGTGCGGACTTCGTCAAGACGGCAGTCGGCTACGAGGGACCGACGGATCGCGCGGAGGTCGAGGCGATAGCGGACGGGATCGGCTCCGATACGGAGATCAAAGCGTCCGGCGGGATCGCTACCTTCGAGGCGGTCCTCGAGATGGTGCGCGCTGGGGCGACCCGGATCGGGGCCTCTTCGGGCGTCGAGATCTACAACTCGACACGATAG
- the lysA gene encoding diaminopimelate decarboxylase translates to MSLVDTAAVRRLADWDGDRLERLAAEYGTPLYVTDLDRVRENFARFESAFGFAHVMYAAKANTGRAVVRTLYDAGADIECAAAGELHRALGAGVDPEDLQYTAVNPPDSDLDYAVDLWADVPELTITAGAAMTLDRLEDRGFDGRLALRVNPGIGTGHHEKVATGKDAKFGVPYDEAPELVESARERFEFVGLHAHVGSGVLSGDLEDHRRALRKVADLAERVGDLEFLDLGGGFGVPYRPEEPPLDIEAAAGMVREVTAGVDATIALEPGRYLVADAGALLTRVNTIKSTPETRVVGVDAGLTSLIRPAMFDSYHHIRNVTGDDREPVESSVGGPLCTSADVFCTDRPIPRPEAEDLLAIGNVGAYGINLASQFHSQPKPAEVAIDGGDERVTRRRETFDDLMRLEDEAPGYI, encoded by the coding sequence ATGAGCCTCGTCGACACCGCGGCGGTCAGGCGGCTCGCCGACTGGGACGGCGATCGTCTCGAACGCCTCGCCGCCGAGTACGGCACCCCGTTGTACGTCACCGACCTCGATCGGGTCCGCGAGAACTTCGCGCGCTTCGAATCGGCGTTCGGGTTCGCCCACGTCATGTACGCCGCGAAGGCCAACACCGGTCGCGCGGTCGTACGGACGCTGTACGACGCCGGCGCGGACATCGAGTGCGCCGCTGCAGGGGAGTTACACCGGGCGCTCGGAGCCGGCGTCGACCCGGAAGACCTCCAGTACACGGCGGTCAATCCGCCGGATAGCGACCTCGATTACGCGGTCGACCTCTGGGCCGATGTCCCCGAACTGACGATCACGGCGGGGGCGGCCATGACGCTCGACCGGCTCGAGGACCGCGGGTTCGACGGCCGCCTCGCGCTGCGTGTCAACCCGGGGATCGGCACCGGCCACCACGAGAAAGTCGCCACCGGCAAGGACGCGAAGTTCGGAGTCCCCTACGACGAGGCACCCGAACTCGTCGAATCGGCTCGCGAGCGCTTCGAGTTCGTCGGCCTCCACGCCCACGTCGGCAGCGGCGTCCTCTCGGGTGATCTCGAGGACCACCGGCGAGCGCTCCGGAAGGTCGCCGACCTCGCCGAGCGCGTAGGCGATCTCGAGTTCCTCGATCTGGGCGGCGGCTTCGGCGTCCCCTACCGCCCCGAGGAACCGCCACTCGACATCGAGGCCGCCGCCGGGATGGTCCGGGAGGTGACCGCAGGCGTGGACGCGACGATCGCCTTGGAACCCGGTCGCTATCTGGTCGCCGACGCTGGCGCGCTCCTCACCCGGGTCAACACGATCAAATCGACCCCGGAGACGCGCGTCGTCGGCGTCGACGCCGGGCTCACCTCCCTGATCCGCCCGGCGATGTTCGACTCCTATCACCATATCCGGAACGTGACCGGCGACGATCGCGAGCCGGTCGAATCCAGCGTCGGCGGACCGCTGTGTACCAGCGCGGACGTGTTCTGTACCGACCGTCCGATCCCGCGCCCGGAGGCCGAGGACCTGCTCGCGATCGGCAACGTCGGTGCCTACGGCATCAACCTCGCCAGCCAGTTTCACTCCCAGCCCAAGCCGGCGGAGGTCGCGATCGACGGCGGCGACGAGCGCGTGACCAGACGCCGAGAGACCTTTGACGATCTGATGCGACTGGAGGACGAAGCGCCCGGATATATTTAA
- a CDS encoding MgtC/SapB family protein — protein sequence MVDPDAVSLSILVFRIAIAFGIGALIGLEREQSDSAGLFAGSRTFPLFALYGALVQAFFPAMLPIALISLAIPLTVAYAGRIRVAGDIGLTTLVTALLTVVLGALATHSERGAILAVVVAGAVTVLLSAKGVIHRFADRIDERERHASMKFILVVLVVLPLVPDRELDVLFGINPRYVWLMVAFVSGLSFVAYVLGRVIGVQRGIAVTGVLGGFVSSTATAVSMAERTTEEHTLYRICAFSTIAASIVMFPRALIEVTVVNPNLLPYVVVPLGAMTGMGAVVAVVVYWRSRTETELDADTEIRNPFRLRPALFFGAVFAAVLSVSEFAHVQLGDSGIYAIAFVSGLADVDAITLTMSTLAADGTVPPEVAATGIVIGAVANTLLKAGLAWLLGTRQLGRTVTAVLGAVSVVGILFVVLV from the coding sequence ATGGTCGATCCCGACGCCGTCTCGCTCTCGATTTTGGTGTTTCGGATCGCGATCGCGTTCGGGATCGGTGCCCTCATCGGGCTCGAACGAGAACAGAGCGACTCGGCGGGGCTCTTCGCCGGGAGCCGTACGTTTCCGCTTTTCGCGCTCTACGGTGCGCTCGTGCAGGCGTTCTTTCCGGCGATGCTCCCGATCGCGTTGATCTCCCTCGCGATCCCGTTGACGGTCGCCTACGCCGGCCGGATCCGGGTGGCGGGCGATATCGGGCTCACGACGCTCGTGACCGCGTTGTTGACCGTCGTGCTGGGAGCGTTGGCGACCCACTCGGAGCGCGGGGCCATCCTCGCGGTCGTCGTCGCCGGTGCGGTCACGGTGTTGCTCTCGGCGAAGGGCGTCATCCACCGGTTCGCCGACCGGATCGACGAGCGCGAACGGCACGCGTCGATGAAGTTTATTCTCGTCGTGTTGGTCGTTCTCCCGTTGGTGCCCGACCGCGAACTCGATGTGCTCTTCGGGATCAACCCTCGGTACGTCTGGCTCATGGTCGCGTTCGTCTCCGGGTTGAGTTTCGTCGCGTACGTCCTCGGGCGGGTCATCGGCGTCCAACGGGGGATCGCAGTGACCGGCGTCCTGGGCGGATTCGTCTCTTCGACCGCGACGGCCGTCTCGATGGCCGAGCGAACGACGGAAGAACACACTCTCTACCGTATCTGTGCGTTCTCGACGATCGCCGCTTCGATCGTAATGTTCCCCAGGGCGCTCATCGAGGTCACCGTCGTCAACCCGAATCTACTCCCGTACGTCGTCGTTCCGCTCGGTGCGATGACCGGGATGGGGGCGGTCGTGGCCGTCGTCGTCTACTGGCGTTCGAGAACTGAGACGGAGTTGGACGCCGACACGGAAATCCGAAACCCATTCCGGTTGCGGCCGGCGCTGTTTTTCGGGGCCGTCTTCGCGGCAGTGCTCTCGGTCTCGGAGTTCGCGCACGTGCAGTTGGGCGATTCGGGAATCTACGCGATCGCGTTCGTCTCCGGACTCGCCGACGTAGATGCGATCACGCTCACGATGAGTACGCTCGCGGCCGACGGGACCGTCCCCCCGGAGGTCGCAGCGACGGGCATCGTGATCGGAGCCGTCGCGAACACGCTCTTAAAAGCCGGACTCGCGTGGCTGCTCGGAACGCGACAGCTCGGCCGCACGGTGACGGCCGTTCTGGGGGCCGTCTCCGTCGTCGGGATCCTCTTCGTCGTACTCGTGTGA
- the gcvH gene encoding glycine cleavage system protein GcvH, which yields MRFELPEDRRYRQTHEWACRTDAGVRIGVTDFAQAEFGDVVFVELPAAGDSIEADAEFGVVESIKAVSDLYAPVSGTVRAVNDAVVDDPERLNEDPFGEGWLLEVDPDDESGFDDLLSPEEYAARIA from the coding sequence ATGCGCTTCGAACTACCCGAGGACCGACGGTACCGACAGACCCACGAGTGGGCCTGTCGGACGGACGCGGGCGTTCGGATCGGTGTCACTGACTTCGCACAGGCGGAATTCGGCGACGTCGTCTTCGTCGAACTCCCCGCGGCCGGGGATTCGATCGAGGCCGACGCCGAGTTCGGCGTCGTCGAGTCGATCAAGGCCGTCTCGGACCTCTACGCTCCGGTTTCCGGGACCGTCCGTGCGGTCAACGACGCCGTCGTCGACGACCCCGAACGGCTCAACGAGGATCCCTTCGGCGAGGGGTGGCTCCTCGAGGTCGACCCGGACGACGAGTCGGGGTTCGACGACCTGCTCTCTCCCGAGGAGTATGCGGCACGGATCGCATGA
- a CDS encoding phosphotransferase family protein translates to MTGWIRAAVESARPGRAIESIERPVEGNRKETAIVTVDGGERLVVQRTEDPSALRTETRLAREIAARTTVPVPTVLECGRVDGADGRDHGGAYRVVEAADGTNLHERFGALSPAVRRRIAERFGRALAEIHGAFAFERFGPVVADAGESGDGGGLRADGPDSWTRWLDAYIRECVDALPEPFADLEAAIEATIEARPTADPTPRLFPWDFRPGNAMIDRGELTAFLDWGDPLAAGAGLSLAKAEHLLVDWYIDDGTALRTAFRDGYTEVRPLPEVGRTERVAAVVDSAVDSDGAVTRPGYPERTGAAAVEFHRRRLRALL, encoded by the coding sequence ATGACGGGATGGATACGTGCGGCCGTCGAGTCGGCGCGTCCGGGACGCGCGATCGAGTCGATCGAACGGCCGGTCGAGGGCAACAGAAAGGAGACGGCGATCGTCACGGTCGACGGCGGCGAACGCCTCGTCGTCCAGCGGACCGAGGACCCGTCCGCGCTCCGGACCGAGACGCGGCTCGCGCGCGAAATTGCGGCTCGGACGACCGTGCCTGTCCCGACAGTGCTGGAATGCGGGCGGGTCGACGGGGCCGACGGCCGCGATCACGGCGGGGCCTACCGCGTCGTCGAGGCGGCCGACGGGACGAATCTCCACGAGCGGTTCGGCGCGCTTTCGCCCGCGGTGAGGCGGCGGATCGCGGAGCGGTTCGGGCGGGCGTTAGCCGAGATACACGGGGCGTTCGCCTTCGAGCGCTTCGGCCCGGTGGTGGCCGACGCCGGGGAATCCGGTGACGGGGGCGGGTTGCGGGCCGACGGCCCGGACTCCTGGACGCGGTGGCTCGACGCCTACATTCGCGAGTGCGTCGACGCCCTCCCGGAGCCGTTCGCCGACCTCGAGGCGGCGATCGAAGCGACGATCGAGGCGAGACCGACGGCCGACCCGACACCGCGGCTGTTTCCGTGGGACTTCCGGCCGGGGAACGCGATGATCGATCGCGGCGAGCTCACGGCGTTTCTCGACTGGGGTGACCCCCTTGCCGCCGGAGCGGGACTCTCGCTCGCGAAGGCCGAACACCTCCTCGTGGACTGGTATATCGACGACGGAACAGCCCTCCGGACGGCGTTTCGGGACGGGTATACCGAGGTTCGGCCGCTCCCCGAGGTGGGTCGCACCGAGCGCGTCGCCGCCGTCGTCGACTCGGCGGTCGATTCGGACGGCGCCGTCACCCGACCGGGGTATCCCGAACGGACCGGCGCGGCCGCCGTCGAGTTTCACCGGCGGCGGTTGCGGGCGTTGCTGTGA
- a CDS encoding methyl-accepting chemotaxis protein: MDTTSSAPVSFYRVGAIYKRLLWRTMDLLGITDSLWRKMMVAVGLQFAAGIALASVVVVFEGTAAVTVAGGLLALAAIACFNTALIVREDLTGPLQELESSTEAVAEGTLDVDSTAIEQDDEVGSLAASFERMHEMLRVTDRQADALAKESFGDPALEESVPGEFGKSLDRMAENLSTAISDLEARSARLTRLIEEFEAASARAAGGDLTVRLPAEEFDDRFEGVVTSYNNQLDAFEAAIGRAKPFAGAVAEASEAARRELASVSETSETNAAEVDEIADDAARQSETLGSLAGDVETLSATVEEIAAASNELSEVATRTAASANDGVGAAEDARTALRDAAEIAAETDEAVARLVERTESIREIVSFIDEVASRTNLLALNASIEAARAETDTAGFEVVAEEVKSLAEETHESAGEIEALIGDIDDETHAVAADVDDLTTRLDEAVDTVNAATDEFAAIAEDTADVEESAAEISSATDQQAQVATDVSARVDELAEIGDATAERSDAVASDTAESADRLRGAADSVTALAEQADRLSEALSAFDVDAADPGTESGRSTDADSAPGSGPGLDSASGLGADSAMDPGADDVTVPDDASDAPGVAD, translated from the coding sequence ATGGATACTACGTCGTCGGCTCCCGTCAGCTTCTATCGGGTCGGAGCCATTTATAAACGGTTGCTGTGGCGAACGATGGACCTCCTCGGGATCACCGACTCCCTCTGGCGGAAGATGATGGTCGCCGTCGGCCTGCAGTTCGCCGCTGGGATCGCGCTCGCGAGCGTCGTCGTCGTGTTCGAGGGGACGGCTGCCGTCACCGTCGCGGGCGGGCTGCTCGCGTTGGCCGCGATCGCCTGTTTCAATACGGCATTGATCGTCCGCGAGGACCTGACCGGCCCGCTCCAGGAGCTCGAATCGAGCACGGAAGCGGTCGCGGAGGGCACTCTCGACGTCGATTCGACGGCGATCGAGCAGGACGACGAGGTCGGCTCGCTGGCGGCGTCGTTCGAACGGATGCACGAGATGCTTCGGGTGACGGACCGCCAAGCCGACGCCCTCGCGAAGGAGTCCTTCGGCGATCCCGCCCTCGAGGAGTCGGTCCCGGGGGAGTTCGGCAAGTCCCTCGATCGCATGGCCGAGAACCTCTCGACGGCTATCTCGGACCTCGAGGCCAGATCGGCCCGCCTGACCCGGCTGATCGAGGAGTTCGAAGCCGCGAGCGCTCGGGCGGCCGGCGGCGACCTGACGGTCCGGCTGCCGGCCGAAGAGTTCGACGACCGCTTCGAGGGCGTCGTCACGTCCTACAACAACCAGCTGGACGCCTTCGAGGCGGCCATTGGGCGGGCGAAACCCTTTGCGGGGGCGGTCGCCGAGGCGAGCGAGGCGGCGCGGCGGGAACTCGCCTCGGTGAGCGAGACGAGCGAGACCAACGCGGCGGAGGTCGACGAAATCGCCGACGACGCGGCCCGCCAATCCGAGACGCTCGGGTCGCTCGCCGGCGACGTGGAGACGCTATCGGCCACCGTCGAGGAGATCGCCGCCGCCTCGAACGAGCTCTCGGAGGTCGCCACCCGAACCGCGGCGAGCGCCAACGACGGCGTGGGGGCAGCCGAGGACGCCAGGACGGCTCTACGCGACGCCGCCGAGATCGCTGCCGAGACCGACGAAGCGGTCGCCCGTCTGGTCGAGCGCACCGAGTCGATCCGCGAGATCGTCAGCTTCATCGACGAGGTCGCGAGCCGAACGAACCTGCTCGCACTCAACGCTTCGATCGAGGCTGCCCGCGCCGAGACCGACACGGCCGGCTTCGAAGTCGTCGCCGAGGAGGTCAAATCGCTCGCCGAGGAGACCCACGAGTCGGCCGGCGAGATCGAGGCGCTCATCGGGGACATCGACGACGAGACCCACGCAGTCGCTGCCGACGTCGACGACCTGACAACGCGGCTCGACGAGGCCGTCGACACCGTCAACGCGGCGACCGACGAGTTCGCCGCCATCGCCGAGGACACAGCCGACGTAGAGGAGAGCGCCGCCGAGATCAGTTCGGCGACCGACCAGCAGGCACAGGTCGCGACCGACGTCTCGGCGAGAGTGGACGAGCTCGCCGAGATCGGCGACGCGACGGCCGAACGCTCCGACGCCGTCGCCTCGGATACGGCCGAAAGTGCCGACAGGCTTCGCGGGGCCGCCGACTCGGTCACGGCGCTGGCCGAGCAGGCCGACCGGCTCTCCGAGGCGCTCTCGGCGTTCGATGTCGACGCGGCGGATCCCGGCACCGAGTCCGGCCGCAGCACGGATGCCGATTCCGCCCCCGGTTCGGGACCGGGCTTGGATTCCGCTTCCGGACTCGGCGCCGACAGCGCGATGGACCCCGGCGCCGACGATGTGACTGTACCTGACGACGCCTCGGACGCGCCTGGGGTGGCGGACTGA
- a CDS encoding HAD family hydrolase, translating into MSFTAVLFDVDGTLCEHADSAAAVYRGAFEAAGIDRFGEPAGLWSALEEPPDHDDPVGYFARGFARVAAQHGRTPVDATALAEGFLETVDYSDVTPRPGATTAVEAAANAGTVGVVTNGPTSRQTGKLEALPFGDAFDAVVCAGDRRRQKPNRDPFDRALGALGVRPEEALYVGNSLEYDVAGAQNAGLAVAWCPTDGDCDPAPYRPDYVFESLGELRGVLDDEGADG; encoded by the coding sequence GTGTCGTTCACAGCCGTGCTCTTCGACGTCGACGGGACGCTCTGTGAGCATGCGGACTCGGCGGCGGCCGTCTACCGCGGGGCGTTCGAGGCGGCCGGTATCGACCGCTTCGGCGAACCGGCGGGACTGTGGAGCGCCCTCGAGGAGCCGCCGGATCACGACGACCCGGTCGGCTACTTCGCTCGCGGGTTCGCCCGAGTGGCCGCCCAGCACGGCCGGACGCCGGTCGACGCGACGGCGCTCGCCGAGGGGTTCCTCGAAACGGTCGATTACTCGGACGTGACACCGCGGCCGGGCGCGACGACGGCAGTCGAGGCGGCGGCGAACGCCGGAACGGTCGGCGTCGTGACGAACGGCCCGACGTCTCGACAGACGGGAAAGCTCGAGGCGCTCCCCTTCGGCGACGCCTTCGACGCCGTCGTCTGTGCCGGCGACAGACGGCGACAGAAGCCGAACCGCGACCCGTTCGACCGGGCGCTCGGGGCGCTCGGCGTCCGGCCGGAAGAGGCGCTCTACGTCGGTAACTCACTCGAGTACGACGTGGCCGGAGCCCAGAACGCCGGGTTGGCGGTGGCGTGGTGTCCGACGGACGGCGACTGCGACCCCGCTCCGTATCGCCCCGACTACGTGTTCGAGTCGCTGGGCGAACTGCGAGGGGTACTCGACGACGAGGGCGCGGACGGATGA
- a CDS encoding NYN domain-containing protein: MKLFERLLGRETRVGIFVDGPNVFRPEFDVDLDELRTLAREEGTVALSRVYVDANAGSALIQAAEARGFEVVTTSGDVDVKLAVEAVEAAVAGRIDTVIVVSRDTDFKPVLEIAAERGLHTVAVAPGTHGRSDALRNAAHDEITLG, translated from the coding sequence ATGAAACTGTTCGAGCGGCTCCTCGGCCGCGAGACGCGGGTCGGGATCTTCGTCGACGGCCCGAACGTCTTCCGCCCGGAGTTCGACGTCGACCTCGACGAACTCCGGACGCTGGCGCGCGAGGAGGGGACCGTTGCGCTGTCGCGGGTCTACGTCGACGCGAACGCCGGCAGCGCGCTGATCCAGGCGGCCGAAGCCCGCGGGTTCGAGGTCGTGACTACGAGCGGCGACGTGGACGTGAAACTCGCCGTCGAGGCCGTCGAGGCGGCCGTCGCCGGGCGCATCGACACCGTGATCGTCGTCTCGCGGGACACCGATTTCAAGCCGGTCCTCGAGATCGCCGCCGAGCGCGGGCTGCACACGGTCGCGGTCGCCCCCGGGACCCACGGCCGCTCCGACGCGCTCCGAAACGCCGCCCACGACGAAATCACCCTCGGCTGA